A region of Anticarsia gemmatalis isolate Benzon Research Colony breed Stoneville strain chromosome 10, ilAntGemm2 primary, whole genome shotgun sequence DNA encodes the following proteins:
- the LOC142975980 gene encoding uncharacterized protein LOC142975980, whose protein sequence is MLTQVFTLALVALSAAHFHKVELSDEKTPYDYVKERLDSVATDPKSGLPLSGSYEVEESVDYPEQLEGAASTVLNTAVGGVGGVGGVGGVGVGGLGLGQGLHLGGIGLGGIGLGQGLGLGLGGVGNVGGLGVGGAGVGVGGVGVGGIGGLGHGVGLINSGIGGLGVGGIGLGNGLIYHPLLGAQVGGGYVDKKAYDAAQKKDAGENVEKLEKKAEEEVKHGQEGFQQGSAAVQAEKGESSFYKDEEAKKKAAGDEKFYEGGQKFDKQGANEEQVKKAKSHKKGHVSKGFKTSSSKNEEEKTESFYDEAHDEADHKVAGHNAGSFGENAQQGFKGAHEEKVLDAAAQGKEGHHVSGQKIDDAKGNKGEYAQKGYKGGAEVLEKFNNLGAHSVHGHQEASGGYQQNKGYLPIH, encoded by the exons ATGTTGACACAAGTTTTCACCCTCGCGCTGGTTGCGTTGTCCGCGGCACACTTCCATAAAGTCGAACTATCGGACGAGAAAACTCCTTACGATTATGTGAAAGAACGTTTGGACTCTGTGGCTACTGATCCGAAGTCTGGCTTGCCTTTATCCGGTAGTTATGAAGTGGAAGAAAGTGTGGATTATCCTGAACAACTGGAAGGAGCTGCTTCGACTGTTTTGAATACTGCTGTTGGTGGTGTTGGTGGCGTTGGAGGAGTTGGTGGTGTTGGTGTTGGCGGGCTCGGTTTGGGCCAAGGATTGCACTTAGGTGGTATTGGCTTGGGAGGCATTGGTCTCGGCCAAGGCTTGGGATTGGGTCTTGGAGGTGTTGGTAATGTTGGCGGTCTTGGCGTTGGAGGTGCCGGCGTCGGTGTGGGCGGTGTCGGTGTTGGTGGTATCGGCGGATTAGGCCACGGCGTCGGCCTCATCAACTCTGGAATAGGAGGACTAGGCGTCGGCGGCATCGGCCTCGGCAACGGTCTAATCTACCATCCCCTTCTTGGAGCGCAAGTCGGTGGAGGATACGTCGACAAAAAAGCTTACGATGCCGCTCAGAAGAAAGACGCTGGTGAAAATGTGGAAAAGTTAGAAAAGAAAGCTGAAGAGGAAGTGAAGCATGGTCAAGAAGGTTTCCAACAAGGATCTGCAGCCGTTCAAGCTGAGAAAGGAGAATCCAGTTTCTACAAAGACGAAGAAGCCAAGAAGAAAGCTGCCGGCGACGAGAAATTCTACGAAGGTGGACAGAAGTTCGACAAACAAG GTGCCAATGAGGAGCAGGTAAAGAAGGCTAAGAGTCATAAGAAGGGTCATGTGAGCAAGGGTTTCAAGACTTCGAGCAGTAAAAACGAGGAGGAGAAAACTGAGAGTTTCTATGACGAGGCTCATGATGAAGCGGATCATAAGGTTGCTGGACACAATGCTGGTTCCTTTGGAGAGAATGCTCAGCAAGGATTCAAGGGAGCTCATGAGGAAAAGGTATTGGATGCTGCTGCCCAAGGCAAAGAAGGACATCACGTGTCTGGACAGAAGATTGACGACGCAAAGGGTAACAAG GGTGAATACGCTCAGAAGGGCTACAAGGGTGGTGCCGAAGTTCTGGAGAAGTTCAACAACCTTGGAGCTCACTCCGTGCATGGACATCAGGAGGCCTCTGGAGGTTATCAGCAGAACAAGGGATACTTGCCCATCCATTAA